The Parambassis ranga chromosome 19, fParRan2.1, whole genome shotgun sequence genome contains a region encoding:
- the fbxl22 gene encoding F-box and leucine-rich protein 22, producing the protein MERERMAQTLPSLTVLQLSSQNSPHSTALYVQAFSVCLRGHHVSRPHNTGCGLIVAAYQQAYHRPRDEACLYVSGQLTMHLAQLNRECLLHLFSFLDKDSRKSLSLTCHQLREVFLDPCLWNLLHFSSPCQLRKDNFVLGPSLRYLTICWYSSRVLQVCNIEDWLKSSFQKDICSKHESVVSTFLAHVCRMCPNLLSLTLSGCGHITDQDVNTVLQSCRKLRCLHLENCVRITDCSLQGVVAHGDNLEEVRVDFCRNITQAGLQGCKEVRPALRLSADRSADMIPDSRPEEKVLLRRTLQKVLQFS; encoded by the exons ATGGAAAGGGAGCGTATGGCTCAAACACTTCCATCTTTGACCGTGCTGCAGTTGTCTTCCCAAAATAGCCCACACTCCACGGCCTTATATGTGCAGGCCTTCAGCGTGTGCCTGCGGGGGCATCATGTATCTAGGCCACACAATACAGGCTGTGGGCTCATTGTTGCTGCCTACCAGCAGGCCTATCACCGCCCCAGGGACGAGGCCTGCCTTTATGTCTCGGGACAGCTCACCATGCATCTCGCTCAGCTCAACCGTGAGTGTCTCCTCCACCTTTTCTCCTTCCTGGACAAAGACAGCCGAAAGAGTCTGTCCCTCACCTGTCATCAGCTGCGTGAGGTCTTCCTGGACCCCTGCCTCTGGAATCTACTCCACTTCAGCTCTCCATGTCAACTGAGGAAGGATAACTTTGTGCTTGGACCCTCACTGCGTTATTTGACTATTTGCTGGTACTCCAGCAGAGTCCTGCAAGTGTGCAACATAGAGGACTGGTTGAAGAGCTCGTTTCAGAAGGACATCTGCAGTAAACATGAAAGTGTGGTCAGCACCTTCTTGGCCCATGTGTGCCgcat GTGTCCCAACCTGCTCTCGCTGACTCTGTCTGGCTGTGGACACATCACTGACCAGGATGTGAACACCGTGCTGCAGTCCTGCAGGAAGCTGCGCTGCCTCCACCTGGAGAACTGTGTCCGCATCACcgactgcagcctgcagggcgTGGTGGCTCATGGAGACAatctggaggaggtgagggtgGACTTCTGCAGAAACATCACTCAGGCAGGGCTGCAGGGCTGCAAAGAGGTGAGGCCGGCCCTCCGGCTGAGTGCGGATAGGAGCGCTGACATGATTCCTGACAGCAGGCCTGAGGAGAAGGTGCTTCTCAGGAGGACGCTGCAGAAAGTCCTGCAGTTCTCATGA